The following nucleotide sequence is from Tolumonas lignilytica.
ATACCAGCGCAGCGACCAGCCTTGCAGCGGATAAACCAGAAAGGCACCACCGTTGAATGACAGCGGGATCATGATCAGCACCGGTAACATCAGGAACAACAATACCAACCCGCAAATGCCACGATGTGACCAATACCAGAGCCGTTCAAAATTAGAAGCATAAGGTCTCAACATAATGTCATCCTTGTTTCTTAGCCTAGACGCAGGCGGTTTGCGCCTACCAACCAGCTATAAATTACGTATAAAACCAATGTTGCCAGCAGTAACAAGCCACCCAGTGCGGTTGCCATGCCCCAGTTGATCGTGGTGTTGGTATAGAACGCGACAAAATAACTCACCATCTGATCATTCGGGCTACCCAGTAACGCCGGGGTAATGTAGTAACCGATAGACAAAATGAACACCAGCAGGCAACCTGCGCCAATTCCGGCATAAGTCTGTGGCAGATACACCAGCCAGAAACTGATCATCGGTGGGCAACCCAATGAGATGGCGGCGCGTTGATAACTGGCCGGAATATTTTTCATCACGCTATACAGCGGCAGGATCATAAATGGCAGCATAATATGCACCATGGCGACATACACGCCGAAGCGGTTGAAAACCAGATGCAGCGGTGAATCAATCACCCCGAGATGCTCAAGCAATTTATTCACCAGTCCATTGTTTTGCAGCAAGACAATCCAGGCTGCAACACGCACCAGAACTGATGTCCAGAATGGCAATAGCACACAAATCATCAGCAGGTTAGCGCTGCGGGCAGGCAGTGTCGCTAACAGATACGCCAGCGGATATGCGAGCACTAGGCACACGGCAGTGATCACCAAACTCATCCAGAAGGTGCGAAGAAACACGCTCTGATAGATTGCTTGATCATTTGACACTTTGACGATGGCACCGGTCTGGTCTTTTTTCAGATCCAGTGAAGAGAGCAGATAGTTCGGTGTATAAGCCGAGCGATTACGATAGATGGCTTGCCAGTAAGTGCTATCGCCCCAGCGTTTATCTAAGTCGATCAGGGCCTGTTTATACGAGGTGGTATTGGCGTCAAATGGCAGGCTGTCAGCGGTATTATTTAATAAACTGCGATAACCGGATATTTCACTATTCAGACGTTTGCCCAGATTACCCAGCGCATCATTGTTGTTTGCTGTTTCAATATCTTTGGCTAACGCTTTGTAAATATCTTCTGGCGGTAAACCCTGACCATTCCAATCTGTCATTGCCGTTACAGTGGTTGGTAACAAGGCTGCAACCTCTGGATTGTCGATACTTTTTTTAAGCATGACCACCAGCGGAACTAAAAAAACAACAACCAGAAAAATGATAAGCGGCAGAATCAGTCCAAAAGATTTAAGGCGATTGATGCGCTCAGCCCGATGCAATTTTGCCTTCAGGGATTCGGTATCCACAGGCTGGGGGAGTGTGTCCGAGATGGTTGATGACAGCATAATGTTATTCCTGACAGACGGCGCTCAGGCCTGGATCATTCCGTTGAAATCAGTGTTTAAGTTCGCTGCGGGCAGAAATGTCACCCGCAGCGAGAGCACATTACTTCGCAGCCCAAGCGTTGAAGCGACGTTCCAGCTCTTCGCCATGATCCAGCCAGAAAGTCGGGTCAACGGCGACCGCTTGGCTCAGGTTGGCAGGAGAAGACGGGAGTGTGGCCGCCAATGTTGGGTCGATTTTGCTAGCAGCCGATTTATTGGTCGGGCCATAAGG
It contains:
- a CDS encoding ABC transporter permease, with protein sequence MLSSTISDTLPQPVDTESLKAKLHRAERINRLKSFGLILPLIIFLVVVFLVPLVVMLKKSIDNPEVAALLPTTVTAMTDWNGQGLPPEDIYKALAKDIETANNNDALGNLGKRLNSEISGYRSLLNNTADSLPFDANTTSYKQALIDLDKRWGDSTYWQAIYRNRSAYTPNYLLSSLDLKKDQTGAIVKVSNDQAIYQSVFLRTFWMSLVITAVCLVLAYPLAYLLATLPARSANLLMICVLLPFWTSVLVRVAAWIVLLQNNGLVNKLLEHLGVIDSPLHLVFNRFGVYVAMVHIMLPFMILPLYSVMKNIPASYQRAAISLGCPPMISFWLVYLPQTYAGIGAGCLLVFILSIGYYITPALLGSPNDQMVSYFVAFYTNTTINWGMATALGGLLLLATLVLYVIYSWLVGANRLRLG